The Gemmatimonadota bacterium genome includes a window with the following:
- a CDS encoding twin-arginine translocase TatA/TatE family subunit has protein sequence MPGGIGGMELILIFLIVLLVFGPKKIPEVARGIGKGIREVRKLSTEMQREMNLAEAVREAESGETPKAGKESLPTGIRDETSAKDTDSPEVPKGMDDPV, from the coding sequence TGGAACTCATCCTCATCTTCCTGATTGTGCTTCTGGTGTTCGGCCCGAAGAAGATCCCCGAGGTGGCGCGCGGGATCGGGAAGGGCATCCGCGAGGTTCGCAAGCTCTCCACCGAGATGCAGCGCGAAATGAACCTGGCCGAAGCGGTGCGGGAGGCGGAGTCCGGGGAAACTCCGAAGGCGGGGAAGGAGTCTTTGCCCACAGGGATCCGGGATGAGACCTCCGCGAAGGACACGGACTCGCCGGAAGTCCCCAAGGGAATGGACGACCCGGTCTAG